A window from Triticum aestivum cultivar Chinese Spring chromosome 6D, IWGSC CS RefSeq v2.1, whole genome shotgun sequence encodes these proteins:
- the LOC123142392 gene encoding uncharacterized protein yields MVFRDIPLNIMPKTGHRDGSIYKFNTTHQWKKQYRITDRDETCLEAMMLTEPTGCFFLNGYCLSHVPTCMFQIFSLKLAEISVDDGLVQLYGYIAVRDDLDPLLNYIASFTRDDPIIVKQGSLITMTGPKRGIDFCDNIAIEYDMRIKTSEQENHDLQLIDGASAIGIPDLRNYHALTKRIHGDCGAIDITISRVEHAIEATVEVVISEVQRSFQFCVGCFTSGLDEEIRLFDGIIGGSRCLKRSVVAVVVRSWMELKFKVSPDSSNSAEHCCSFRADSHGLTTQKIKTNHALILVKVTWSPLPLAFSGISAAAILSPAISSESARGTVVNLQRSQEEVKCNYVEWVDPEWSVATKFCLRELWSMYDEKLRQNIKNAEEKCMLIGEKRRTEEELRFFKMDFAKLVADKEDALTQLGNARLSLSDLKEELEKNKMADHGCANLHQVLRVKAEKDRDRVVLERDQVMRERDQLKQEKKKLEYIIADFLKQKHGYVDKIKKLKEICDEF; encoded by the exons ATGGTGTTCCGAGATATCCCCCTGAATATAATGCCGAAAACGGGCCACCGTGATGGTTCCATATACAAGTTCAACACCACACATCAGTGGAAGAAACAATACCGCATCACGGACCGTGATGAGA CTTGTTTGGAGGCAATGATGTTAACAGAACCCACGGGTTGCTTCTTCCTCAATGGATATTGCTTGTCGCATGTACCTACTTGCATGTTCCAAATTTTCTCATTGAAATTGGCTGAAATTTCTGTTGATGATGGGCTAGTACAGTTGTATGGATACATAGCAGTGCGGGACGATCTGGATCCATTGCTTAATTATATTGCCAGTTTTACCAGGGATGATCCTATCATCGTGAAACAG GGTTCGCTCATCACCATGACTGGCCCTAAGCGAGGGATAGATTTTTGTGACAATATTGCAATTGAATATGACATGAGGATCAAGACAAGTGAACAAGAAAATCATGATCTACAACTGATTGATGGTGCATCTGCAATAGGCATCCCGGACTTAAGGAACTATCATGCACTCACAAAACGCATCCATGGTGATTGTGGCGCGATTGACATAACAATATCACGTGTTGAGCATGCCATTGAGGCGACTGTGGAAGTTGTCATATCGGAAGTGCAAAGGAGTTTCCAATTTTGTGTTGGTTGTTTTACTAGTGGGTTGGATGAAGAAATCCGACTCTTCGATGGTATCATTGGTGGGTCACGATGCTTAAAGAGGTCTGTAGTTGCTGTAGTGGTACGTTCTTGGATGGAGTTGAAGTTCAAGGTAAGCCCGGACTCATCAAATTCGGCTGAACATTGTTGTTCCTTCCGCGCGGACAGCCATGGGCTTACTACTCAAAAGATAAAGACTAATCATGCGTTAATCTTGGTAAAGGTGACTTGGTCGCCTTTGCCTCTAGCTTTCTCTG GAATATCGGCGGCAGCGATCTTATCGCCGGCGATCTCGTCCGAGAGCGCGCGCGGCACCGTCGTCAACCTCCAGCGCTCGCAG GAAGAAGTGAAATGTAACTATGTGGAATGGGTAGACCCGGAGTGGTCAGTGGCTACGAAGTTCTGCCTGAGAGAACTGTGGAGCATGTATGACGAGAAGCTGAGACAGAATATTAAGAATGCTGAAGAAAAATGCATGTTAATTGGAGAAAAGAGGAGGACGGAGGAAGAGCTGAGATTTTTCAAAATGGACTTTGCTAAACTGGTGGCTGATAAGGAGGATGCTCTCACGCAGTTGGGCAATGCAAGATTGTCACTTAGCGATCTCAAAGAGGAGCTGGAGAAGAATAAGATGGCAGATCATGGTTGTGCCAATCTACATCAGGTCCTGAGGGTAAAGGCTGAGAAAGACCGGGACCGGGTGGTGCTAGAGAGAGACCAAGTGATGAGAGAGAGGGACCAGCTGAAGCAAGAGAAGAAAAAACTTGAGTATATTATTGCAGATTTTCTCAAACAGAAACATGGGTACGTTGATAAGATCAAGAAGCTGAAGGAGATTTGTGATGAATTTTAA